The Peribacillus sp. FSL P2-0133 genome has a segment encoding these proteins:
- the fumC gene encoding class II fumarate hydratase codes for MEYRIERDTMGEVKVPADKYWGAQTERSRNNFKIGNEKMPIELVRAFAYVKQAAAKVNYDLGDLSEVKKNAIVKICGEILEGTLDEHFPLVVWQTGSGTQSNMNVNEVVANKGNEWLKENGDSEILHPNDDVNKAQSSNDTFPTAMHIAAFMEVAEKLVPAIKALRDTFDSKEKEFWDVVKIGRTHLQDATPLTLGQEISGWKAMLDKDLAMIEESSQKLLNLALGGTAVGTGINTKKEFPGLSAKQIAADTGYPFVTSDNKFHALTSHNEIVYAHGALKALAADLMKIANDVRWLASGPRSGIGEIAIPENEPGSSIMPGKVNPTQSEALTMIATQIVGNDATIGFAASQGNFELNVFKPVIIYNFLQTVKLLTEGIHSFNNNCAVGITANEDKIKENVERSLMLVTALNPHIGYEKAAKIAKTAFKDNSTLKEAALKLEFLTEDEFKAWVDPANMVNK; via the coding sequence ATGGAATACAGAATCGAACGAGATACGATGGGTGAAGTGAAAGTTCCTGCTGATAAATATTGGGGAGCACAAACTGAGAGAAGCCGTAACAATTTCAAAATTGGTAACGAAAAAATGCCGATTGAATTAGTTCGTGCATTTGCATACGTTAAACAAGCTGCGGCAAAAGTGAACTATGATCTTGGTGATCTTTCGGAAGTTAAAAAGAATGCCATTGTCAAGATTTGCGGCGAAATCCTTGAAGGTACGCTAGATGAACATTTCCCGCTTGTAGTTTGGCAAACGGGAAGCGGCACGCAAAGTAATATGAACGTGAATGAAGTGGTCGCTAACAAAGGAAATGAATGGTTAAAAGAAAATGGTGATTCTGAAATCCTTCATCCGAATGATGATGTTAACAAGGCACAGAGCTCCAATGATACTTTCCCGACAGCCATGCATATTGCTGCCTTTATGGAAGTCGCTGAAAAATTGGTTCCTGCCATTAAAGCTCTTCGTGATACATTCGATTCAAAAGAAAAAGAGTTTTGGGATGTCGTGAAAATTGGCCGGACACATCTTCAAGATGCTACACCATTAACATTGGGACAAGAAATTTCCGGTTGGAAAGCGATGCTCGACAAAGATCTAGCGATGATTGAGGAAAGCAGCCAAAAATTATTGAACCTTGCACTAGGCGGAACGGCTGTAGGAACCGGAATCAATACAAAAAAAGAATTCCCGGGACTTTCCGCCAAACAAATTGCTGCTGATACAGGATATCCTTTTGTCACATCTGATAATAAGTTCCATGCATTGACAAGCCATAATGAAATCGTCTACGCACACGGTGCTTTAAAAGCATTGGCAGCGGATTTAATGAAAATTGCAAACGATGTCAGATGGCTGGCAAGTGGTCCAAGAAGCGGAATCGGCGAAATAGCCATTCCAGAAAACGAGCCAGGCAGCTCCATCATGCCAGGTAAAGTCAATCCAACACAAAGTGAAGCGCTTACCATGATTGCAACACAAATCGTGGGTAACGATGCTACAATTGGCTTTGCAGCAAGCCAAGGTAATTTTGAATTGAATGTATTCAAGCCAGTAATCATCTATAACTTCCTGCAAACGGTAAAATTATTGACGGAAGGCATTCATTCATTCAACAATAATTGTGCGGTTGGCATTACTGCAAATGAAGATAAAATCAAAGAAAATGTAGAACGTTCCCTTATGTTGGTAACAGCATTGAACCCGCATATCGGTTATGAAAAAGCAGCCAAAATCGCCAAAACTGCATTCAAGGACAACTCAACATTGAAAGAAGCTGCGTTGAAATTGGAGTTCCTGACGGAAGATGAATTCAAAGCATGGGTCGATCCTGCTAACATGGTTAATAAATAA